The Xanthomonas sp. DAR 80977 nucleotide sequence GCCTCGGTGGTGCTGGCCGAGACCCTGGGCAGCAGCGCCGGCAACCTGTGCGCGGCGCCGGACCGGATCTGCGTGGGCCTGGAGATCAACGCCAACCACCTGCGCGCGGCCCGCGCCGGCACGGTCACCGGCACCGCGCGGCCGCTGCACCTGGGCCGCGCCACCCAGGTCTGGGAGATCCGCATCGAGGACGCGGCCGGCAAGCCGGTGTGCGTGTCGCGGCTGACCCTGGCGGTGATCGCACGCGATTAGCGCGCACTCAGCCGTAACCGTCTTCATGCTGACACAATAGGGTGCTTCCCTCCCGGCTTGCGGTACCCTGACTAGAATGAGCGAGATCTCCTCAACCGCCACGCACCACCACGGTGGGGCGCTGCGCTGGGTCCGTTACGGCTACCGCATTCCGCTGCTGGCGCTGCACGTGTTCCTGTCCTTGCCGTTCCTGCTGGTGTGCATGGCGCTGTCGCCCGGCCGCGCCGGCACCGAATCCTTCGGCGACCGCGTGGTGTGCTGGTGGTCGACCTGGCTGCTGCGCATCTTCGGCCTGCGCGTGCGCCGGGTCGGCACGCCGCTGTCCAATCCGGTGCTGTTCGTGGCCAACCACGTCAGCTGGATCGACATCGTCATGTTGCACAGCCAGCGCATGATGGGCTTCGTCGCCAAGCGCGAGATCGCCGGCTGGCCGCTGGTCGGCTGGCTGGCCACGCGCGGGCAGACCATCTACCACCAGCGCGGCAACACCGAGTCGCTGGGCGGGGTGCTGCAGGCGATGCTGGAGCGGCTGCGCTCCGGGCGCTCGGTCGGCGTGTTCCCGGAAGGGCGCACCCGCGGCGGCCACGACGTCGGCCCGTTCCATGCGCGCATCTTCCAGGCCGCGGTGGAAGCCGAGGTGGCGGTGCAGCCGGTGGCGGTGCGCTACGGCGCCGGCGGTTCGGCGCAGACGGTGATCGCGTTCGGCCCGCACGAGAGCTTCTTCGCCAATTTCCTGCGCCTGCTCGGCGAGCCGGGCCGCGTGGCCGAGGTGCATTTCCTGGAGCCGATCCGGCTGCAGGACGTGGAAGGGCGCCGGCGCATCGCCGAGATCTCGCGCGCGCGCATCGTCGCGGCGATGGCGCAACGCTGAACCATGGAACACTGCGGCCCGGGCGATTTGACGTATTGCTCCAATCGCCCGGCGCAAGCTCGCTGCCGATGATGAATGCCGCCGACTACCTCCCCCCGCGTTGGCTGCGCAACCCGCATCTGCAATCGGTGCTGGGCTCCAGCGCGCTGCGCGTGCGCCGCGGCGAACAGCTGCTCGCCGCCAGCGGCGCGACCACCACCTCGCACATCCTCGACGGCGGCGACGGGGTGCGCCTGCAGGGCTGGCTCAGCGTGCCGGCCGACACCGCGCCGCGCGGCACCGTGCTGCTGCTGCACGGCTGGGAAGGCAGCGCCGACTCCAGCTACATGCGCCTGACCGCCGCGCAGCTGCTGGCGCGCGGCTACCAGGTGTTCCGGCTCAATTTCCGCGACCACGGCGGCACCCACCACCTCAACGTGGACCTGTTCCATTCCGAGCGCCTGGACGAAGTGGTCAACGCCGCCGCCGACCTGTGGCGGCGCTTCCCGGCGCCGGCGCTGCTGGCCGCCGGCTATTCGCTGGGCGGCAACTTCGCGCTGCGCCTGGCGCTGCGCGCGCCTGCCGCCGGCCTGCCGCTGCAGCACGTGGCCGCGGTATGCCCGCTGCTGGACCCGGCCACCACCATGCAGCGGATCGAGAACGGCCCGCAGTTCTACGACTGGTATTTCCGCCGCAAGTGGCGCGAATCGCTGCTGCGCAAGCGCGAGCTGTTTCCCGATCGGCACGGCTACGACGACGCCACGCTGGCGCTGGACATGCGCGAGCTGATGGGCTGGCTGGCGCAGCGCCACGCCGGCTTCGCCAGCCTGGAAGCCTATTTCGACAGCTATTCGATCGCCGGCGAACGCCTGCAGGGCCTGCGCGTGCCGGCCGACATCCTGATGGCCGAGGACGACCCGGTGATCCCGCTGGACGATTTCCGCAACCTGCGCCTGCCGCCGCCGGCGCGGCTGGAGATCGCGCGCTGGGGCGGGCATTGCGGCTTCATCGAGAACGCGCGCGGCGACGGCTTCGCCGAGCGCTGGGTGGCCGAGCGCCTGACCGAGGGTCTGCCGGCCTGAGCCTGGGGCGTGCCGCCCTGGGCAGGTCGCGCCGAGCCTGGGGCCTGTGGGTCGCGCCTGGCAGGCCGCCAGCCGGCACCGCGTAGCTCGACCTGAGCGGCACACGTCGGGCGCTGCGCCACGCAGCGCCAACCGACGGGCGTGCAGACCCACGCGGCCCATTCCGGGATTGGCGACGTGCCCCGGCCGATGCCGGCGCGGCCGGGCCGGGTCGTCCCGTTACAATGCCGGTTTGCCCCGAGCCGGACCCTCATGCAAGAGCAAATTCTCGACGCCCTGCGCCGCCAGGCCAATGCCGACGCGCTGCGCATCGCCCAGGCCTGGGTGGCCGACGCCGCCGCCGACGCGCAGGCGCACCGCTGGCTGGCGCTGGCGCAGCAGCAGAACGGCGACACCGCCGCCGCGCTGGCCAGCATCGACCAGGCCATCGCGCTGGCGCCGGAAGACGCCGGCCTGCACCTGCTGCGCGCCGGCATGCTGCTCAGCGCCAACGACATCGCCCAGGCCGAGGACGCGCTGGCGCGCACCGCCGCGCTGGATCCCAACCAGTTCCTGGCCTACGTGATGCGCGCCCACCTGGCGCTGGCCCGCGGCGACCTGGACGAAGTGGAGCGGCTCAGCCGCACCGCCGCGCGGCTGGATCCGGAGCACCCGCAGCTGCTGGGCCTGGACGGCATGCTGGCGCTGCGCCGCGGCGACGCCGATCGCGCGCTGGCGCTGCTGTCGCGCGCCAGCAACGCGCTGCCCGACGATCCGCGCCTGCTGTACGCGCTCGGCTTCGCCTACCTGGACAAGCAGCACCTGGCCTTCGCCGAGACCGCGTTCCGCCGCGTCGCAGCGCTGACCCGCGGCACCAGCGCGCTGATGGCGCTGGTGGCGCAGCTGGCGCACCGCCAGGGCCGCCTGGACGACGCGATCGCCGCACTGGACGCGGTGCTGGCCGATCCGGTCAGCGACACCGCCGGCATGCGCCGGCTGGCCGGCGAATACGCCCTGCAGGCCGGGCGCCCGGCCGACGCGCTGGAGCACCTGCGGCGCGCGCTGGGCGCCGCCCCGGCCGATCGCCGCACCCTGCATGCCGCGCTGATCGCCTGGCAGCGGCTGGGGGCGGTCGACGATGCCCGCGCCACGTTGGAAGCGGCGCTGGCCACCACGACCGATGCGCACGACCTGTGGCTGGCGCGGCTGGCGCTGGAGCCGGTCGGCGGCGCCGAGGCGCGTGCGCTGATCGCGCGCTGGCAGGCGGCGATGCCGGGCCACGTGCCGGCGCTGGAGGCGCAGCTGCGGGTGCACGACATGGCCGGCGAACGCGACCAGGGCGAGGCCGTGGCGCAGCGCATCGTGGCGCTGGAACCGGGCCGCATCAGCGGCGAGGAACGCCTGGTCGAAGCGCTGCAGGAGCGCGGCGAGCACGACGCCGCCATCGCCCACGTGCAGCATTTGATGCAGCGCATGCCCGAGCACGAGCGCACCGCGCTGCGGCCGTGGCTGGCGGCGGTGCAGGACGGCGCCGGGCGCCCGGCCGAGGCGCTGGCGAGCTGGCTGGCATTCCAGCAGGAACAGCTGCCGCAGCGCCTGCCGCTGCCGCCGCTGGGCACGGCCGCGGCGCCGTGGCCGGCGCTGGCCGAGATCGACCCGCAGGCGCGCGCGCGGCCGCTGTTCGTCTGGGGCGCGCCGGGCAGCGGAGTGGAGCGAGTGATCGCGGTGATGGACGCGGCCAGCCAGGTGCTGCGCAGCGACCGCTTCGGCGCGCAGCCGCCGACCGACGGTTTCCAGCGCTACCGCACCATTCCCCAGCTCGACAGCGGCGAACTCGACGGCGCCGCGCTGCTCGCCGAATGGCGCGCGCAGCTGCCGGCGCGCGGCATCGACGACGGCAACATCGTCGACTGGCTGCTGTGGTGGGACAACACCTTGCTGCGCGCGCTGCGCCCGCTGCTGCCGGAAGGGCGGCTGCTGATCGCGCTGCGCGATCCGCGCGACATGCTGCTGGACTGGCTGGCCAACGGCGCCCCGGCGCCGCTGGGCATGGCCAGCCCGGAGGCCGGCGCGCGCTGGCTGGCGGCGGTGCTGGGCCAGGTCGCCGACCTGCACGAACAGGAGCTGTATCCGCACCGGTTGCTGCGCCTGGACGGCATCGAGACCGATCCGGCCGGCGTGGCCGCGGCGCTGGAGCAGGCCTTCGGCATCCCGTTCCCGAACGTGCCCACGCTCGGGCCGCCGCGCCTGGCCTCCGGCCACTGGCGCGCCTACGCCGCGCCGCTGGCGGACGCGTTCGCGCTGCTCACGCCGGTGGCCGTGCGCCTGGGCTACACCGAAACCTGATTCCCCCACAGGAGGTTCCGCATGCGACTTCGCAGTGACAGTATCCAGCCCGGCCAGCCGATCGCGGCGACCTACGCGATGGGCCAGGCCGACGGCTTCGCCGGCAACCGCAATCCGCACCTGGCCTGGGGCGACGTCCCGGCCGGCACCGCGGCGTTCGTGCTGCTGTGCATCGATCCGGACGTGCCGACCGTGGCCGAGATGGTCGGCCGCGACGACGTGCAGATCCCGGTCGAACAGCCACGCACCAATTTCGTGCATTGGGCTGCCGTTGAGATTCCGGCCGACGTGCGCGAGATCGCCGAAGGCAGCGCCAGCGACGGCGTCGTCGCCGGCGGCAAGCGGCAACCGCCCGGCCTGCCCGGCGCGCGGCAGGGCCTGAACAGCTATACCGACTGGTTCGCCGGCGATGCCCAGATGGGCGGCGACTACTACGGCTACGACGGCCCGTACCCGCCGGCCAACGACCTGCGCGTGCACCGCTACTTCTTCCGCCTGTTCGCGCTGGATGTGCCCACGCTGGACCTGCCGGCGCGCTTCACCGCCGCCGACGCGCTGCGCGCGATGCAGGGCCACGTGCTGGGCGAAGCCAGCCTGCACGGCACCTACACCCTGAATCCCGCCATCGCCTAAGTCCCTCTCCCCCCCGGGAGAGGGGGTGGGGGTGAGGGTCCGGCGCGAAGCGTCTCGCGGAGTTGGGGTGCGCGAGGCTTCGCTCGTACCCTCATCCGGCCCTTCGGGCCACCTTCTCCCGACGGGAGAAGGGAACAGCCGCTAGCCCCTCTCCCGTCGGGAGAGGGGTTGGGGTGAGGGTCCGGCGCGAAAGCACTCGCGGAGTTGGGTGCGCGAGGCTGCGCCCGTACCCTCATCCGGCCCTGCGGGCCACCTTCTCCCGAGGGGAGAAGGAAAAGCCGCTAGCCCCTCTCCCCTCGGGAGAGGGGTTGGGGTGAGGGTACGACCGCCAGCCAGCCAGCCCTCAAGCCCCCGGCAACCACAGCAACAGCGCCGCACCCAGCACGATGCGGTACACCGCGAACGCGGTGAAGCGGTGCGACTTGATGTAGCCCAGCAGCCACTTCACCACGATGAAGCCGGTCACCACCGCGGCGGCGAAGGCGATGGCCACGTCGCCCCAGTCCTCGCTGCCCACCGCGCCGTCCTTGTACAGCTCCAGGAACGAATAGCCGCTGGCCGCGAACATGGTCGGGATGCCGACCAGGAACGCGAAGTCGGCCGCGGCCGAGCGCTTGCTCAGGCCCAGCAGCATGGCCAGGAAGATCGTCGCCGCCGAGCGCGAGGTGCCGGGGAACACGCCGGCCACCACCTGCGCCAGGCCCACCGCGATGGCCACCTTCCAGGTCACCACGTCGCGCTCGGGCATGCGCGCGGCGAAATGCTCGGCCACCAGCATCCACACGCCGCCGATCACCAGCGCCCAGGCCACCGGCTGCACCGTCTCCGGCAGCTGCCAGCCGGCCTTGCGCACCGCCAGGCCGACCACCGCGGTGACCAGGAACGCGGTGCCCAGCTTGAACACGTAGTCGCGGTTGGCGCGGTCGCCGAGCCCGGTGGCCAGCGACCACAGCTTCTGCCGGAACACCAGGGTGGTGGCCAGGATCGCACCGGCCTGGATCACGATGTTGAAGAAATCCGACCGGCGCCCGAGCCATTGCTCGGCGATCAGCAGGTGGCCGGTGCTGGAGACCGGCAGGAATTCGGTCAGGCCTTCGAGGATGCCCAGCAGCAGGGCGGAGAACATGTCGCTCATGGGGAGGGGTCGGCTCGTGGGGGAGGAAAAACCGGGCAAGGATAGAACATTGCCTCGAGCACCACTTTGGTGCTTCAAGTAACCATCGAACCAATTTGGTGCGCGGATTTCGCCCCGTTGGCGTGCTCCCTTCACCAAAATCAAGGACTTGTGAATCCATCACAGTTGGCACGGCGATTGCTGTTACTGGGCAAGTCATTCACCAACCCGAGGTTTCATCGATGTCTGCGGAAAATATTGAGAAGCTCGTCAAGGACAACAAGGTCGAGTTCGTCGACCTGCGGTTCGTCGATATGCGCGGCGTGCAGCAGCACGTGACCTTCCCCGTGAGCATCATCGAGCCGGCGCTGTTCGAAGAGGGCAAGATGTTCGACGGCAGCTCGATCTCGGGCTGGAAGGGCATCAACGAGTCGGACATGGTCCTGCTGCCCGACGCCGACACCGCGTTCATCGATCCGTTCATGGCCGACCCGACCCTGGTCCTGACCTGCGACATCCTCGACCCGGCCACCATGCAGAGCTACGACCGCGACCCGCGCGGCGTGGCCAAGCGCGCCGAGGCCTACCTGAAGTCCAGCGGCATCGCCGACCAGGCGTTCTTCGGCCCGGAGCCGGAATTCTTCATCTTCGACGGCGTGCGCTTCGGCAACGAGATGGGCCACACCTTCTTCAAGATCGATTCGGAAGAAGCGGCCTGGAGCAGCGGCAGCAAGATCGAAGGCGGCAACAGCGGCTACCGTCCGGCGGTCAAGGGCGGCTACTTCCCGGTGCCGCCGACCGACTCGCTGCAGGACCTGCGCGCGGAAATGTGCAAGACCCTGGAGCAGGTCGGCATCGAGGTCGAGGTGCACCACCACGAAGTGGCCACCGCCGGCCAGTGCGAGATCGGCACCAAGTTCAACTCGCTGGTGAAGAAGGCCGACGAGCTGATGATGATGAAGTACATCATCAAGAACGTCGCCTACCGCAACGGCAAGACCGCGACCTTCATGCCCAAGCCGATCGTCGGCGACAACGGCTCGGGCATGCACGTGCACCAGTCGCTGGCCAAGGGCGGCACCAACCTGTTCTCCGGCGACGGCTACGGCGGCCTGTCGCAGATGGCGCTGTGGTACATCGGCGGCATCTTCAAGCATGCCAAGGCGATCAACGCCTTCACCAACTCCGGCACCAACAGCTACAAGCGCCTGGTCCCGGGCTTCGAGGCGCCGGTGATGCTGGCCTACTCGGCGCGCAACCGCTCGGCCTCGTGCCGCATTCCGTGGGTGTCCAACCCGAAGGCGCGCCGCATCGAGATCCGTTTCCCGGATCCGCTGCAGTCCGGCTACCTGACCTTCGCCGCGCTGATGATGGCCGGCCTGGACGGCATCAAGAACCAGATCGACCCGGGCGCGCCCAGCGACAAGGATCTGTACGACCTGCCGCCGGAAGAAGAGAAGAAGATCCCGCAGGTGTGCTCCAGCCTCGACCAGGCGCTGGAAGCGCTCGATGCCGACCGCGAGTTCCTCAAGGCCGGCGGCGTGTTCAGCGACGACTTCATCGACGGCTACATCGCGCTGAAGATGCAGGAAGTGACCAAGTTCCGCGCCGCAACGCACCCGCTGGAATACCAGCTGTACTACGCCAACTGAGTTCCACGCGCGGCGATGGCGAAGGTTCCCCCTCCCTCCTTCGTCATCGCCGCCACTTACTCGGCTGGGGAGCCGTGCAGGTGGTCCGCGCCCGAATCAGTCGCAACAGCCGGTTGTTTCCAGGGGATGCACCACGAAAGACAGCGCTTGCGTGCCGTGGGCCACGCTCCCTCCCACGTCGCCGTTGCCGTCGCGCCTCGCGTGCGCCGCGCCACGGCGTGATCCGCGGGACGCACCGCGCAGCAGGACGGCGCCATTCGCGGCGCCGATGACATGCAAACCGCCGGCCGGCGTTCGGCGGCCGGCTCCTTCCACCAACGGGGTATGCGCATGAAACTGATCACCGCCATCATCCGGCCATTCAAGCTCGACGAGGTCCGCGAGGCCTTGTCGCAGGCAGGCGTGTCCGGCATCACCGTCACCGAGGTCAAGGGCTTCGGCCGGCAGAAGGGACACACCGAGCTGTACCGCGGTGCCGAGTACGTCGTCGACTTCCTGCCCAAGATCAAGATCGAGACCGTGGTGACCGACGAACGCCTGGACGCCGTGGTCGAGGCGATCCAGACCGCGGCCGGGACCGGCAAGATCGGCGACGGCAAGATCTTCGTCACCGCGATCGAACAGGTCATCCGGATCCGCACCGGCGAGATCGGCGCAGATGCGCTCTAACCCCACCTTGGAGCCCTTCATGAAGACACGTCTTTTCTCCGGGTGGAAGGCCCGGTTCTACGCGGTATGCATGCTGATGCTGGTCAGCGCGATGGCGGCGGGCGTGCCCGGCACGGCCTTCGCCCAGGCCGAAGTGACCCCGGCGCCGACGCCGGACGTGGTCACCGAACAACTGACCCCGCCGGCACCGCCGGCCGCCGCGGCCGCGCCCGCCGCCGCCGCGCCGGTGGTGGACAAGGGCGACGTGGCCTGGATGCTGACCTCCACGCTGCTGGTGCTGCTGATGGTGGTGCCGGGCCTGGCGCTGTTCTACGGCGGCATGGTGCGCTCCAAGAACGTGCTGTCGGTGCTGATCCAGGTCGGCGTTGTGTTCTCGCTGATCGCGATCCTGTGGGTGCTGTACGGCTACAGCCTGGCCTTCGCCGACGGCGGCCCGTACATCGGCACGCTCAACAAGGCGCTGCTGCACGGGGTCGACACCACCACGCTGGCCGACACCTTCTCCAAGGGCTTCAAGCTGCCGGAGTACGTGTTCGTCGCCTTCCAGCTGACCTTCGCCGGCATCACCGGCGCGCTGATCGTCGGCGCCTTCGCCGAGCGCGTGAAGTTCGCCGCGGTGCTGCTGTTCATCGTCATCTGGTTCACCTTCGGCTACCTGCCGCTGGCGCACATGGTGTGGGCGGCCCCGGGCTTCCTGTTCACCAAGGGCGCGCTGGACTTCGCCGGCGGCACCGTGGTGCACATCAACGCCGGTATCGCCGGCCTGGTCGGGTCCTACTTCGTCGGCAAGCGCCTGGGCTTCGGCCAGACCGCGCTCAAGCCGCACAACGTGACCCTGACCTTCGTCGGCGCCTCGCTGCTGTGGGTGGGCTGGTTCGGCTTCAACGCCGGTTCGGCGCTGGAAGCCAACGCCACCGCGGCGCTGGCCTTCCTCAACACGCTGCTGGCCACCGCCGCCGCGGTGCTGGCCTGGTCGCTGGTCGAGAAGCTGGTCAAGGGCAAGTCCTCGGCGCTGGGCGTGGCCTCGGGCATGGTCGCCGGCCTGGTCGGCATCACCCCGGCCGCCGGCACCGTCGGCCCGTTCGGCGCGATCGCCATCGGCGTGGCCGCCGGCGCGATCTGCGTGTGGGGCGTGACCGGGCTGAAGAAGCTGCTCAATGCCGACGACACCCTGGACGTGTTCGGCGTGCACGGCGTCGGCGGCATCGTCGGCGCGATCCTGACCGGCGTGTTCACCGACAAGGGGCTGGGCGGTCAAGGCTATGCCGAAGGCGTGACCATGGGCCACCAGGTGCTGGTGCAGGCCACCGGCGTGGGCGTGACCGTGGTCTGGATCGGCGTGGTCTCGGTGGTCGGCTTCCTGGTCGCCAAGCTGGTGTTCGGCCTGCGGGTGTCGGAAGAAGCCGAGCGCGAGGGCCTGGACATCACCTCGCACGGCGAAGCCGCGTACGAGTCCTGAGCAAGACCGGCCCGCGACCGCGCGTCGCGGGCCGTTGCGGCAATCCCGCCTGCGACCGGCCTGCCCGGTCCTGGCGGTCAGAGGCCATCGCCGGCGCTCCATGGGGCGGAACGACGGCAGTTTCCCAGCGATCGAGGTATTCCCGCGTGGCCGCTAGCCTCGCCCGACCCCCAATTCCTTTCTTCTCCGTTGCCCGCGGCGCCTCGTGCGCGACGGCGGCGGTGGCTGCGACAGGCCGCGCCTCGGCGCCGGCCCGCGTGGCCGGCACGTTCCGGCGTGCGTCCCGCGCTGCCGGGCGTTCAGCGCTCTCCATCCGCCTTTGCACTACATTGGTGCAATGCCCGTGACTTCGCCGCCGCCGCCGCTCGACGCCCTCGGCACCCCGGTGGTCTGGGCCGATGCCGATGGCCGCCTGCTCGGCGCCAATCCCGCCTTCGCGCGCTGGCTCGGGGTCAGCGTGCGGCGCCTGCTCGACCAGCCGCTGGCCTCGCTGGAAGTGCAGGGCGACGCGCTGGCGCGGTTCCTGCTCAACGACGAACGCGACGTGCTGCGCCTGCACCGCATGGCCCTGGCCATTCCCGGCGAGACCCCGCGCTTCGCCGAGGGCTGGCTGTCGCGGCTGGACGCCGGCGGCTGGCTGCTCGAAGCGCATCCGGTCGACGAATTCCCCACCCTGGACCCGACCCAGGCGCTGCCCAATGCGCTCGGCGCGGCGCTGAAGGGGCTGGCCCACGAACTGCGCAACCCGCTGGCCGGGCTGAAGGGCGCCGCGCAGCTGCTGGCGCGGCGCGCGCAGCACCGCGACGAGGACGAGCGCGAGCTGATCGACCTGATCGGCGCGGAGATCGAACGCCTCAACAGCCTGCTCGACCAGTTGCTGTCGCCGGCGCCGGCGCGGCCGCACGCCATGCTCAACATCCACGCGGTGCTGGAGCGGGTGCTGCGCCTGGCCGAGAACGAAGGCGGCTGGTCGGTGCGCCTGCAGCGCGACTACGACCCGAGCATTCCCGAGTTCCTCGGCGATGCCGACCGCCTGACCCAGGCGGTGTGGAACCTGGTCCGCAACGCGATCCAGGCCGGCGCCGCGCAGGTGACCCTGCGCACCCGCGTCGAGCACGCCCAGCGCATCCGCGACCGCGTGCATGCGCGCGGCGTGCGCCTGGAGATCGTCGACGACGGCCGCGGCGTGCCGGAAGAGCTGGCCGAGCACCTGTTCCTGCCGCTGGTCAGCGGCCGCGCCGAAGGCAGCGGCCTGGGCCTGGCGCTGGCGCAGCAGGTGGCGCGCGAGCACGCCGGTTCGCTGACCTTCCGCTCCCGCCCCGGGCATACCGTCTTCACCCTGCTGCTGCCGCAGGCCGCAGCGGACCCCGAATAGGAGCATTCCGATGACCGAATCCCTGGAAGGATCGCAACGCATCTGGGTGGTCGACGACGACCGCTCGGTCCGCTTCGTGCTGTCCACCGCCTTGCGCGACGCCGGCTACAGCGTGGACGGCTTCGACAGCGCCGCCGCGGCGCTGCAGGCGCTGGCGCAGCGGCCGTTGCCGGACCTGCTGTTCACCGACGTGCGCATGCCCGGCGACGATGGACTGGTGCTGCTGGACAAGCTCAAGGCCGCGCATCCGCAGCTGCCGGTGATCGTGATGTCCGCCTACACCGACGTGGCTAGCACCGCCGGCGCGTTCCGCGGCGGCGCGCACGAATTCCTGTCCAAGCCGTTCGACCTGGACGACGCGGTGGCGCTGGCCGCGCGCGCGCTGCCCGAGGCCGGCGCCGCCGTCGAGGCCGCGTTGCCGGTCTCCAGCCACGGCAGCGCCGAACTGATCGGCGACACCCCGGCGATGCGCGCGCTGTTCCGCGCCATCGGCCGCCTGGCGCAGGCGCCGCTGTCGGTGCTGATCAACGGCGAGACCGGCACCGGCAAGGAACTGGTCGCGCACGCGCTGCACACCGAGTCGCCGCGCGCGCGCAAGCCGTTCGTCGCGCTCAACACCGCGGCGATCCCGGCCGAACTGCTGGAAAGCGAACTGTTCGGCCACGAGGCCGGCGCCTTCACCGGCGCGCAGCGGCGCCACATCGGCCGCTTCGAACAGGCCGACGGCGGCACCCTGTTCCTCGACGAGATCGGCGACATGCCGCTGCCGCTGCAGACCCGGCTGCTGCGCGTGCTGGCCGAGAACGAATTCTTCCGCGTCGGCGGCCGCGAACTGATCCGGGTCGACGTGCGGGTGATCGCCGCCACCCACCAGGACCTGGAAGCGCTGGTCGAGCAGGGCCGCTTCCGCGCCGACCTGCTGCACCGGCTGGACGTGGTGCGGCTGCAGCTGCCGCCGCTGCGCGAACGCCGCGCCGACGTGCCGCAACTGGCCGAGAACTTCCTGGCGATGGCCGCGCGCAAGCTCGACACGCCGCCCAAGCGGCTGTCGCCGGCGGCGCTGGACGCGCTGCGCGGCTACGCCTGGCCGGGCAACGTGCGCGAGCTGGAGAACGTGTGCTGGCGGCTGGCCGCACTGGCGCCGGCGGAGGTCATCGACGCGCACGACGTGGACGGCGCGCTGCTGCGCGGCAGCCGCCGCGAGCGCAGCGGCGAGGGCGGCGAATGGGACGCGCAGCTGTCGGCATGGGCGCAGCAGCGCCTGACCGACGGCGCCGAGGGCCTGCACGCCGAAGCGCGCGACCGCTTCGACAAGGCGCTGCTGGAAGTGGCGCTGCGCTTCACCCAGGGCCGCCGCGCCGAAGCCGCCGCGCGCCTGGGCGTGGGCCGCAACACGGTCACCCGCAAGCTGGGTCCGGGACGGCGCCGCCGCTGAGTTGCCGGGACTCGGGACTCGGGACCGGGGACTCGGAAAGCACGCTTGCTTGCTCTGATCGCTCCGCAGACTCCGTAAGCCAACAGCTGCGACGCTCTGCCGAACCCCGAACCCCGAACCCCGAACCGGCGCGCAGCGCCGGTTAGACTTGCGCGCCGGCGCCGCCTTCATGAGCTGTGAACGGCCCTCCCTCTAGTTTTCGCTGCACAAGGAGCCAATGCCGATGCGTTACGGGTTGCATGCCATCGTGGGAAGCGCGTTGCTGATACTGGCCGGCTGCAGCAGTGCGCCGCCCGCCGCGCCGCCGCCGCCGCCAAAGGCGCCGCCGTTGCCGGTGAGCGGCACCGCGCAGCAGGCGCAGGCGGTGCTCGCCCCGGCCTCGGGCAGCCTGGTCAGCGGCAAGCTGTCCCTGGTGACGGCGCCCGGCGGCGTGCGCATCACCGGCACCCTCGGCGGCCTGCAGCCGAACCGCGGCTTCGCGTTCCACGTGCACGAGCGCGGCGATTGCAGCGCGGCCGACGCCAGCAGCGCCGGCGGCCACTTCAACCCGCTCGGCGCGCCGCACGGCCGCGCCGGCAGCGGCCCGCACCATGCCGGCGACATGGACAACCTCAGCGCCAACGCCGACGGCGTCGCCCAGGTCGACGTGCTGCTGCACGGCGTGGTGCTCGGCGGCGGCGCGGCCAACGACATCGCCGGCCGTGCGCTGGTCGCGCATGCCGACGCCGACGACTACCGCAGCCAGCCGGCCGGCAACGCCGGCGCGCGCGTGGCCTGCGGCGTGATCCGCGTGCTGCGCTGACCCCTTCATCCGCCCCGGGGCCTGCCCCGCGGCGAACGTCCGCATTCCGCGGCCCCTTCAAGGAGAACCACCATGCGTACGCTTCCCACCGTCCTGTTCCTGGCCACCA carries:
- the amt gene encoding ammonium transporter; amino-acid sequence: MKTRLFSGWKARFYAVCMLMLVSAMAAGVPGTAFAQAEVTPAPTPDVVTEQLTPPAPPAAAAAPAAAAPVVDKGDVAWMLTSTLLVLLMVVPGLALFYGGMVRSKNVLSVLIQVGVVFSLIAILWVLYGYSLAFADGGPYIGTLNKALLHGVDTTTLADTFSKGFKLPEYVFVAFQLTFAGITGALIVGAFAERVKFAAVLLFIVIWFTFGYLPLAHMVWAAPGFLFTKGALDFAGGTVVHINAGIAGLVGSYFVGKRLGFGQTALKPHNVTLTFVGASLLWVGWFGFNAGSALEANATAALAFLNTLLATAAAVLAWSLVEKLVKGKSSALGVASGMVAGLVGITPAAGTVGPFGAIAIGVAAGAICVWGVTGLKKLLNADDTLDVFGVHGVGGIVGAILTGVFTDKGLGGQGYAEGVTMGHQVLVQATGVGVTVVWIGVVSVVGFLVAKLVFGLRVSEEAEREGLDITSHGEAAYES
- a CDS encoding two-component system sensor histidine kinase NtrB, encoding MPVTSPPPPLDALGTPVVWADADGRLLGANPAFARWLGVSVRRLLDQPLASLEVQGDALARFLLNDERDVLRLHRMALAIPGETPRFAEGWLSRLDAGGWLLEAHPVDEFPTLDPTQALPNALGAALKGLAHELRNPLAGLKGAAQLLARRAQHRDEDERELIDLIGAEIERLNSLLDQLLSPAPARPHAMLNIHAVLERVLRLAENEGGWSVRLQRDYDPSIPEFLGDADRLTQAVWNLVRNAIQAGAAQVTLRTRVEHAQRIRDRVHARGVRLEIVDDGRGVPEELAEHLFLPLVSGRAEGSGLGLALAQQVAREHAGSLTFRSRPGHTVFTLLLPQAAADPE
- the ntrC gene encoding nitrogen regulation protein NR(I); the encoded protein is MTESLEGSQRIWVVDDDRSVRFVLSTALRDAGYSVDGFDSAAAALQALAQRPLPDLLFTDVRMPGDDGLVLLDKLKAAHPQLPVIVMSAYTDVASTAGAFRGGAHEFLSKPFDLDDAVALAARALPEAGAAVEAALPVSSHGSAELIGDTPAMRALFRAIGRLAQAPLSVLINGETGTGKELVAHALHTESPRARKPFVALNTAAIPAELLESELFGHEAGAFTGAQRRHIGRFEQADGGTLFLDEIGDMPLPLQTRLLRVLAENEFFRVGGRELIRVDVRVIAATHQDLEALVEQGRFRADLLHRLDVVRLQLPPLRERRADVPQLAENFLAMAARKLDTPPKRLSPAALDALRGYAWPGNVRELENVCWRLAALAPAEVIDAHDVDGALLRGSRRERSGEGGEWDAQLSAWAQQRLTDGAEGLHAEARDRFDKALLEVALRFTQGRRAEAAARLGVGRNTVTRKLGPGRRRR
- a CDS encoding P-II family nitrogen regulator, whose amino-acid sequence is MKLITAIIRPFKLDEVREALSQAGVSGITVTEVKGFGRQKGHTELYRGAEYVVDFLPKIKIETVVTDERLDAVVEAIQTAAGTGKIGDGKIFVTAIEQVIRIRTGEIGADAL
- the glnA gene encoding type I glutamate--ammonia ligase, with the translated sequence MSAENIEKLVKDNKVEFVDLRFVDMRGVQQHVTFPVSIIEPALFEEGKMFDGSSISGWKGINESDMVLLPDADTAFIDPFMADPTLVLTCDILDPATMQSYDRDPRGVAKRAEAYLKSSGIADQAFFGPEPEFFIFDGVRFGNEMGHTFFKIDSEEAAWSSGSKIEGGNSGYRPAVKGGYFPVPPTDSLQDLRAEMCKTLEQVGIEVEVHHHEVATAGQCEIGTKFNSLVKKADELMMMKYIIKNVAYRNGKTATFMPKPIVGDNGSGMHVHQSLAKGGTNLFSGDGYGGLSQMALWYIGGIFKHAKAINAFTNSGTNSYKRLVPGFEAPVMLAYSARNRSASCRIPWVSNPKARRIEIRFPDPLQSGYLTFAALMMAGLDGIKNQIDPGAPSDKDLYDLPPEEEKKIPQVCSSLDQALEALDADREFLKAGGVFSDDFIDGYIALKMQEVTKFRAATHPLEYQLYYAN